In Armatimonadota bacterium, a single genomic region encodes these proteins:
- the uvrA gene encoding excinuclease ABC subunit UvrA has product MSHEKIVVVGARENNLKNVTVEIPRNKLVVITGLSGSGKSSLAFNTIYAEGQRRYVESLSAYARQFLGQLDKPDVDHIDGLSPAISIDQKSASKNPRSTVGTVTETYDYLRILFARVGIPHCINGHGPIERQSTDQIVDVVRALPEGTKLQILGPVVRGRKGEYKKELVDISRAGYVRVRVDGRMYEVTDDIPMDRYKQHTIEVVVDRIVVKEGIERRLTDSIEAALKMGQGLVTVSIQPADGAVLPPNVQAMIDRQPLDEVEGQEGWSDLLFSEAYACSVCGYSMPDLEPRMFSFNSPYGACPDCTGLGTKTEFDPDLVAPDHSVSLRDGAIKPFVYKSGEVKDWWPEMLDAVGLACGFDASLPISQIPAEGMDAVWNGLPKPIEVKMKYGRSERKFTSEWRGVLGSLRKRLEETESEWVKQDLDQYMSTKPCPTCLGRRLKPESLLVKVADHDMSQITNMSIGDAVAFFSGVTPKLTKRQLLIAERAVKEILERLSFLLDVGLGYLTLDRNARTLSGGEAQRIRLATQIGSGLMGCLYVLDEPSIGLHQRDNRKLIETLMRLRNLGNTVLVVEHDEETMLAADHLLELGPGAGEHGGFVVAQGTVEEFMKASSSTADYLSGRREIEIPKVRRQPRVPEKAVVLKTEKVMKKSASNRKPKTSVT; this is encoded by the coding sequence ATGTCGCACGAGAAGATTGTTGTTGTGGGTGCTCGGGAGAATAATCTCAAGAATGTTACGGTGGAGATTCCGCGTAACAAGCTGGTGGTGATCACCGGGCTGAGTGGGAGCGGGAAGTCTTCGCTGGCGTTCAACACCATCTACGCCGAGGGGCAGCGACGGTATGTCGAATCGCTTTCGGCGTATGCAAGGCAGTTCTTAGGGCAGTTGGATAAGCCGGATGTTGACCACATCGACGGGCTCTCCCCGGCGATTTCGATTGACCAGAAATCGGCTTCGAAGAATCCACGATCGACCGTCGGCACGGTCACCGAAACCTACGATTACCTCCGTATCCTGTTTGCAAGGGTGGGAATTCCGCACTGCATCAACGGACATGGGCCGATCGAGCGGCAGAGCACCGATCAGATCGTCGACGTCGTCAGGGCTCTGCCCGAGGGAACGAAGCTACAGATCTTGGGACCGGTTGTACGGGGCCGAAAGGGCGAGTATAAGAAGGAACTTGTTGATATTTCTCGCGCTGGCTATGTGCGCGTAAGGGTCGATGGGCGGATGTATGAAGTCACGGACGACATCCCGATGGACCGATACAAGCAGCATACGATTGAGGTTGTTGTCGACCGAATTGTGGTGAAGGAAGGCATCGAGCGGCGACTGACCGACTCGATCGAAGCTGCTCTCAAGATGGGCCAGGGGCTGGTGACTGTTTCGATTCAGCCTGCGGATGGGGCGGTGCTACCGCCGAATGTTCAGGCGATGATTGATCGACAGCCTTTGGACGAAGTTGAGGGTCAGGAAGGGTGGAGTGACTTGCTGTTTAGCGAGGCTTATGCTTGTTCGGTCTGCGGCTATTCGATGCCGGACCTTGAGCCGCGCATGTTCTCATTCAACTCCCCTTATGGAGCATGTCCGGACTGTACTGGTCTGGGAACGAAGACGGAGTTTGACCCGGATTTAGTCGCTCCGGACCACTCGGTTTCGTTGAGAGATGGGGCCATCAAGCCGTTTGTTTACAAGTCCGGCGAAGTGAAGGATTGGTGGCCGGAGATGCTGGACGCGGTCGGCTTGGCGTGCGGATTTGATGCCTCACTCCCAATTTCTCAGATTCCAGCTGAGGGCATGGATGCGGTTTGGAACGGTCTTCCTAAGCCAATTGAGGTGAAGATGAAGTACGGGCGAAGCGAGCGCAAGTTCACGTCCGAGTGGCGCGGCGTTCTGGGATCGCTTAGGAAGCGGTTAGAAGAGACGGAGAGCGAGTGGGTGAAGCAGGACTTGGATCAGTACATGAGTACCAAGCCTTGCCCGACTTGCCTCGGGAGGCGATTGAAGCCAGAATCGCTGCTGGTCAAAGTGGCTGATCATGACATGAGCCAGATTACGAACATGTCGATAGGCGACGCGGTGGCTTTCTTCTCCGGCGTGACTCCGAAGTTGACAAAGCGACAGCTTCTGATCGCCGAGAGAGCCGTAAAGGAAATACTTGAGCGGCTCTCTTTCTTGCTCGACGTGGGGCTTGGTTATTTGACTTTGGATCGCAACGCGCGGACGCTGAGCGGCGGCGAAGCCCAGCGGATTCGGCTGGCAACTCAGATCGGGTCGGGCCTCATGGGCTGCTTGTACGTACTCGATGAGCCTTCGATTGGGTTGCACCAAAGGGATAACCGGAAGCTCATCGAGACCCTGATGCGGCTTCGAAACCTTGGGAATACGGTCCTCGTCGTGGAACACGACGAGGAGACAATGTTAGCCGCAGACCACCTCCTAGAACTCGGTCCAGGAGCGGGAGAGCACGGCGGGTTTGTCGTAGCACAGGGCACAGTCGAGGAGTTCATGAAGGCCTCCTCGTCCACGGCCGACTACCTGTCGGGACGACGCGAAATCGAGATTCCGAAGGTTCGGCGTCAGCCGAGGGTGCCTGAGAAAGCAGTTGTGTTGAAGACCGAAAAGGTGATGAAGAAGTCAGCGTCGAACAGAAAGCCAAAAACGTCCGTTACGTAA
- a CDS encoding ABC transporter ATP-binding protein, giving the protein MSEQGERIVVESDLNLQGRLGATTLTLENGKARRTQQTPAGEEFIAEYEISELTKPRLEDLVDSTALIAEYQGHSVELIRATNRKNLPLANAEKYLKALVEGKPAPELDLAERVCPKCGRPLPQYNNVCEACVNRGKTLLRLFGYTKNYRGRLLWGTLLSFAATILELIPPFLIMNILDNALKKQDSKLFWTLIVAFFVTRVALLGVQIARGRNVGYLGAKVAVEIRNSLFEKLQSLSLNFYDKRNVGSLMSRMTNDTGALYDVLVDGIPVLLNQLLLIITIPIAMMSINWKIGLYALAPVPLVIIAVHLFRKKMNRVWSRYWHQWSRTGSTLNGILQGTRVVKAFFGEDREVKRFNRRITDLADSGYVAETSWATFFPFVMFAMFLGLITVWAVGGNAVLVGALTVGQLVALITQVQRLNDPLSNLQRIIDWSTRALTAAERVFEIMDTPVDIKDTEDTVPMPAMKGAVTLKDVHFGYDKLRTILHGVDLEVKAGEMIGIVGHSGSGKTTLINMILRFYDPTQGHVIIDGVDITKIKLEDFRRQVGVVLQESYLFPGSVGHNISYGKPGASQKEIMEAAKAANAHDFICKFPDGYDTYVGERGQRLSGGERQRISIARAILHNPKILILDEATASVDTETERMIQEAIENLVDGRTVFAIAHRLSTLRNADRLVVMDEGRVAEVGTHEELLAKEDGIYRKLVDMQSEISKMQANVIGAEDSEPEEVTA; this is encoded by the coding sequence ATGAGCGAGCAAGGTGAGCGTATTGTCGTCGAGTCGGACCTGAACTTACAGGGCCGACTCGGCGCAACCACACTGACGCTCGAGAACGGGAAGGCCCGCCGAACCCAGCAAACTCCGGCTGGCGAGGAGTTCATCGCTGAGTATGAAATCAGCGAATTGACGAAGCCTCGGCTGGAGGATTTGGTTGACTCAACTGCACTCATTGCCGAGTATCAAGGGCACTCAGTCGAGCTGATCCGGGCGACAAACCGCAAGAACCTTCCGCTGGCCAACGCCGAAAAGTATCTCAAAGCACTGGTTGAAGGAAAACCTGCACCAGAACTCGACCTGGCCGAACGTGTCTGCCCCAAGTGTGGACGGCCGTTGCCGCAGTACAACAACGTTTGCGAGGCTTGCGTCAACCGCGGCAAGACTCTTCTTAGGCTGTTTGGCTACACCAAGAACTATCGCGGACGGCTGCTGTGGGGAACGCTACTTAGCTTCGCCGCAACGATTCTGGAACTGATCCCGCCGTTCCTGATCATGAACATCTTGGACAACGCGCTTAAGAAGCAAGATTCCAAACTGTTCTGGACACTGATCGTCGCCTTCTTTGTCACCCGAGTTGCTCTGCTTGGAGTTCAGATTGCCCGAGGGCGAAACGTTGGCTACCTCGGCGCAAAAGTCGCGGTCGAAATTCGCAATTCGTTGTTCGAAAAGTTGCAGTCTTTGAGCCTGAACTTCTACGATAAGCGCAACGTCGGCTCGCTGATGTCGCGCATGACCAACGATACAGGAGCGCTCTACGACGTACTCGTGGATGGCATACCCGTCCTTCTGAACCAGTTGCTCCTGATCATCACGATTCCCATCGCAATGATGAGCATCAACTGGAAGATTGGTCTATACGCCCTTGCTCCCGTGCCGTTAGTCATCATTGCGGTTCACCTTTTCAGAAAGAAGATGAACCGAGTTTGGAGCCGCTACTGGCACCAGTGGTCCCGTACGGGTTCGACCCTCAACGGAATCTTGCAGGGGACCCGAGTGGTCAAAGCGTTCTTCGGTGAGGACCGCGAGGTCAAGCGATTTAATCGCCGAATCACCGATCTGGCAGACAGCGGTTATGTAGCAGAAACGAGCTGGGCAACCTTCTTCCCATTCGTTATGTTCGCGATGTTTCTCGGGCTGATCACGGTTTGGGCAGTTGGCGGAAACGCGGTGCTGGTGGGTGCACTTACTGTTGGTCAGCTAGTCGCACTCATCACCCAAGTTCAAAGGCTGAACGATCCACTCTCGAACCTTCAGCGGATTATTGACTGGTCTACGCGGGCGCTTACTGCCGCAGAAAGAGTCTTTGAAATCATGGATACTCCGGTGGATATCAAGGACACCGAGGATACGGTTCCTATGCCGGCCATGAAGGGCGCGGTGACGCTCAAAGACGTTCACTTCGGCTACGACAAACTGCGAACGATTCTTCACGGTGTCGATCTCGAAGTCAAAGCAGGTGAGATGATCGGAATTGTCGGTCACTCAGGTTCTGGAAAGACCACGCTCATCAACATGATTCTGAGGTTCTATGACCCCACCCAGGGCCATGTGATCATAGACGGGGTTGATATCACCAAGATCAAATTGGAAGACTTCCGGCGACAAGTCGGCGTCGTGCTCCAAGAGAGCTACTTGTTCCCAGGTTCGGTTGGGCACAACATCAGCTACGGCAAACCCGGGGCATCCCAAAAGGAGATCATGGAAGCGGCGAAGGCCGCCAACGCCCACGACTTCATCTGCAAGTTCCCCGACGGCTACGACACCTACGTCGGCGAACGCGGCCAACGACTCAGCGGTGGTGAACGGCAGCGGATCTCCATCGCCCGCGCAATCCTTCATAATCCGAAGATCCTGATTCTGGATGAAGCAACCGCCAGCGTCGATACTGAGACGGAGCGAATGATCCAAGAGGCGATCGAAAACCTTGTTGACGGACGAACTGTGTTCGCGATCGCCCACCGGCTTTCGACTCTCCGAAATGCGGATCGTCTGGTCGTCATGGACGAGGGCCGCGTTGCCGAAGTCGGAACGCACGAGGAACTTCTTGCCAAGGAAGACGGTATCTATCGCAAGCTCGTCGACATGCAAAGCGAGATTAGCAAGATGCAGGCGAACGTGATCGGTGCCGAAGACTCTGAGCCGGAAGAAGTCACCGCATAG
- a CDS encoding N-acetylmuramoyl-L-alanine amidase, protein MEVIRRCFVSLLALPVAMMANAQTICIDPGHPSEVGRGTAGKKISEMTAAWKVAKLLEQKLKKAEFKVVLTKAKEGQFVKNKDRAAVANKVQADIMVRLHCDANEGGGFAVYVPMKKGTSGGKTGPSQAIIDASTEKGKLFHAELSKHLAKHLKDNGLMGDVKTRVGAKQGALTGSIFSEVPVVLVEMCCLTNAKDESFIASQKGQEVMAEALFQATKAALAGTKKVARL, encoded by the coding sequence TTGGAAGTCATTCGTCGCTGCTTTGTTTCGCTCCTAGCACTGCCAGTCGCGATGATGGCTAACGCGCAAACCATCTGCATCGACCCTGGACACCCCAGCGAAGTCGGACGCGGGACTGCAGGTAAGAAAATCAGCGAGATGACCGCAGCGTGGAAAGTTGCCAAGCTCCTGGAGCAGAAACTGAAAAAAGCTGAGTTCAAGGTCGTTCTGACCAAAGCGAAAGAAGGTCAGTTCGTGAAGAACAAGGATCGTGCGGCAGTGGCCAACAAGGTACAAGCAGATATCATGGTGAGGCTCCATTGCGACGCAAATGAGGGCGGCGGATTTGCCGTGTACGTCCCGATGAAGAAAGGAACTTCGGGCGGAAAGACTGGCCCTTCGCAGGCGATTATTGATGCTTCAACCGAGAAGGGCAAGCTGTTTCACGCCGAACTCAGCAAGCACCTGGCGAAACACCTCAAAGATAACGGGCTGATGGGCGACGTCAAGACCAGAGTCGGGGCAAAGCAGGGCGCGCTCACTGGTTCAATCTTCAGCGAAGTGCCGGTTGTTTTGGTCGAAATGTGTTGCTTGACAAATGCCAAAGACGAATCCTTCATTGCCAGCCAGAAGGGTCAGGAAGTGATGGCCGAAGCCTTGTTCCAAGCCACGAAGGCTGCTCTAGCGGGAACCAAAAAAGTGGCTAGGTTGTAA
- a CDS encoding dolichyl-phosphate beta-glucosyltransferase, giving the protein MSDRVALEVIIPAYNEEERLGRTLARIAEYYDSQDYTWRCAVVNDGSKDGTADIVHGVAAADPRFRLLEYGGNRGKGFAVRYGILRANADRVLFCDADLATPQEETEKLLKAMDEGAPIAIGSRPLKDSALEVRQPWYREQLGRAFNRAVQLLCIKGIDDTQCGFKMFTAAAAEDVFKRCKLDGFGFDFEAMMIARDLGYDIAEVPIRWRHQEGSKVVLMRDGPRMLRDLVKLRLQGKSGRLELNSEK; this is encoded by the coding sequence TTGTCCGATCGCGTCGCCTTAGAAGTCATTATTCCTGCATACAACGAGGAAGAAAGACTTGGTCGTACCCTCGCTCGGATTGCCGAATACTACGATTCGCAGGACTATACGTGGCGATGCGCAGTCGTGAACGATGGCTCGAAAGACGGAACTGCCGACATTGTCCATGGTGTTGCAGCGGCAGATCCACGCTTTAGGCTTCTAGAATACGGTGGGAATCGGGGCAAGGGTTTTGCGGTGCGGTATGGCATCCTTCGGGCAAACGCAGACAGGGTCTTGTTCTGCGACGCCGATCTTGCAACCCCGCAAGAGGAAACAGAGAAGCTGTTAAAGGCCATGGACGAAGGGGCACCAATCGCAATCGGTTCTCGTCCACTGAAGGATTCTGCGCTCGAAGTTCGTCAGCCGTGGTACCGCGAGCAGCTTGGCCGCGCGTTCAATCGAGCCGTGCAATTGCTCTGCATTAAAGGCATTGATGACACCCAGTGTGGCTTTAAAATGTTCACAGCCGCCGCTGCAGAGGATGTCTTCAAGCGTTGTAAACTCGACGGATTCGGGTTCGATTTCGAGGCGATGATGATTGCACGAGATTTAGGCTACGACATCGCCGAGGTGCCCATCCGTTGGCGACATCAAGAGGGGTCCAAGGTGGTCCTGATGAGGGATGGACCAAGAATGCTTCGAGATCTGGTAAAGCTAAGATTGCAAGGCAAATCAGGAAGACTTGAACTTAACTCAGAAAAGTAG
- a CDS encoding TlpA disulfide reductase family protein: protein MKALASLVLLGAFCVSPAQKEFDARVEPLMVRLRASVTNFDLMMNQITTQKQAENTYKQYLASLKLIAEDAGMFESNAKDKGTKCRLSMVYFQTMANYLNDFTQIEKIAANLIEKYRDSEALCEPIEQSVFVQYLGIDRYRKLESVLLKSKNPEVLASTALAKELLAFADEKGDLNRLRAISVTHAKTKAGARAKRVYDLRTKFILSQPAPAYEFALSDGKKINLANLKGKITIIHFWGFWCGEEINNYRDLVLKNANLVQVMGINTDAWNITYTQARIKDRQYWWPNHFAGGLTSNVPMDFGILSYPATIIIDADGIVRSVPGVGNWRETMDKLLGN from the coding sequence ATGAAGGCTCTCGCTTCTCTGGTGTTGTTGGGAGCCTTTTGTGTTTCGCCCGCACAGAAGGAGTTTGACGCGAGGGTTGAGCCGCTTATGGTTCGTCTACGAGCGAGCGTGACGAACTTTGATCTGATGATGAATCAGATCACGACTCAGAAGCAGGCGGAGAACACGTACAAGCAGTACCTCGCATCCCTGAAGCTAATTGCGGAAGACGCCGGGATGTTTGAGTCGAACGCAAAGGACAAAGGAACAAAGTGTCGGCTATCGATGGTGTATTTCCAGACGATGGCGAATTATCTGAACGATTTTACGCAGATCGAAAAGATCGCGGCGAACCTGATTGAGAAGTATCGCGACTCGGAGGCACTCTGCGAGCCGATCGAGCAATCGGTCTTTGTTCAGTATCTGGGGATTGATCGGTATAGGAAACTCGAATCTGTATTGCTCAAATCCAAGAATCCCGAGGTGCTTGCCTCCACAGCGTTAGCGAAAGAACTTTTGGCGTTTGCCGACGAGAAAGGTGACCTAAACCGGCTGCGAGCGATCTCAGTAACTCACGCAAAAACGAAGGCAGGTGCGAGAGCAAAACGAGTTTACGACCTGCGGACCAAGTTCATTCTCAGCCAGCCAGCGCCCGCGTACGAGTTCGCGCTCAGTGACGGAAAAAAGATCAATCTGGCGAACCTGAAAGGGAAGATCACGATTATCCACTTCTGGGGATTCTGGTGCGGAGAGGAGATCAACAACTACCGTGACCTGGTCCTTAAGAACGCAAATCTGGTCCAAGTGATGGGAATCAACACCGATGCTTGGAACATCACTTACACGCAAGCGCGGATCAAAGATCGGCAGTATTGGTGGCCCAACCACTTCGCCGGTGGACTCACAAGTAACGTCCCTATGGATTTTGGAATCCTGAGCTACCCCGCCACGATCATTATCGATGCTGATGGCATCGTTCGATCAGTACCCGGAGTGGGGAACTGGCGTGAGACGATGGATAAGTTATTAGGAAACTAA
- a CDS encoding OmpA family protein codes for MKLKPAGKVAILLVLGGVLFGGWKALSGGGGLSGLIPGAAIKESAVPIKADLPTFNGAPTASSVANMTLPTTREAGGGDQMRWLLWAWNAQMGLMFANGGPNTTQGSLMNANGVNLNLSRQDDAMKMQEALVAFATELSQGNPQPKRGAHFVSIMGDGSAAFLAGLNDTLKKIGPEYTAKIVGTAGFSRGEDKFMGPRDWKQNPAASKGGVVAGYLRDGDWNIALKWLGDNGLKNNPDEKTYDPDALNWVAANDYMDATEKYIAGYTETRDVVRNGKKTGEKRQIKVDGVVTWTPGDVAVASKKGGVVSIVSTKEYSAQMPCVIIGIDKWCRQNSDKVEGMLKAIFDGGDAVRSSSAALRKGAEISQQVYQEKSADASYWERYYKGTVENDATGQPIELGGSAVNNLADNLLLFGEVPGSANVFRAVYDTFGKLVVSQYPEVISSYPAYDSIVDLTYLKNVVKQTGINVASVKGTNAGTAPVVDKSRASTASTISKRNWDIKFESGRAAFTGSAPSELSKLIKDLLVAGNTFVEIHGHTDNVGNPNSNMALSESRAFAVKQWLEKQAPRQFPAGRITVIAHGQTQPLAPNNTPQGKAMNRRVEIKIKASN; via the coding sequence GTGAAACTGAAACCTGCTGGAAAAGTCGCCATTCTTCTCGTCCTTGGTGGAGTCCTGTTTGGGGGATGGAAGGCCCTCAGCGGAGGCGGTGGTCTTTCGGGGTTGATCCCGGGAGCCGCCATCAAGGAGAGTGCGGTGCCCATAAAAGCCGATCTTCCGACATTTAACGGAGCACCGACGGCATCAAGTGTAGCAAACATGACTCTACCAACGACTCGCGAGGCGGGCGGTGGAGATCAGATGCGGTGGCTCTTGTGGGCTTGGAACGCTCAGATGGGTCTGATGTTTGCCAACGGTGGACCAAACACCACTCAGGGAAGCCTGATGAACGCGAACGGAGTCAACCTGAACCTGTCGCGTCAAGACGATGCGATGAAGATGCAGGAGGCCCTCGTCGCGTTCGCGACCGAGCTCAGCCAAGGCAACCCTCAGCCCAAGCGGGGCGCGCATTTCGTCAGCATTATGGGCGACGGTTCGGCCGCGTTCCTTGCAGGCTTAAACGATACTCTCAAGAAGATTGGCCCTGAGTACACGGCGAAGATCGTCGGCACCGCTGGCTTCTCTCGCGGTGAGGACAAGTTCATGGGACCGAGAGATTGGAAGCAGAATCCGGCGGCATCCAAAGGCGGCGTAGTTGCTGGTTACCTTCGAGATGGCGACTGGAACATCGCGCTCAAGTGGCTCGGTGACAACGGCCTCAAGAACAACCCTGACGAAAAGACTTACGATCCTGACGCCCTCAACTGGGTTGCTGCGAACGACTACATGGATGCGACGGAAAAGTATATTGCGGGTTACACCGAGACAAGGGACGTTGTCCGCAACGGCAAGAAGACCGGCGAAAAGCGGCAGATCAAAGTCGATGGCGTCGTCACCTGGACTCCCGGCGATGTTGCGGTTGCCTCCAAGAAAGGTGGAGTGGTGAGCATCGTCTCGACGAAGGAATACTCGGCTCAGATGCCATGCGTGATCATCGGAATTGACAAGTGGTGCCGACAAAACAGCGACAAGGTCGAAGGCATGCTCAAAGCCATCTTTGATGGCGGAGACGCCGTGCGATCCTCTTCGGCCGCTCTGCGCAAGGGCGCCGAGATCAGCCAGCAGGTGTACCAAGAAAAGAGTGCCGATGCCAGTTACTGGGAGAGGTACTACAAGGGAACGGTTGAAAATGACGCTACGGGTCAGCCGATTGAACTCGGCGGTTCGGCGGTGAACAACCTTGCCGACAACCTTCTCCTGTTCGGCGAAGTTCCAGGGTCGGCAAACGTTTTCCGAGCAGTCTACGACACCTTCGGGAAACTTGTCGTTTCGCAGTACCCCGAGGTGATCAGTAGCTATCCAGCCTACGACTCCATCGTAGACCTCACCTACCTTAAGAATGTGGTGAAACAGACGGGAATCAACGTTGCTTCTGTTAAGGGAACGAATGCAGGAACGGCGCCGGTGGTGGATAAGAGCAGAGCGTCAACGGCCAGTACCATCAGTAAACGGAACTGGGATATCAAGTTCGAATCTGGGCGAGCCGCCTTCACTGGCTCAGCTCCGTCTGAACTGAGCAAGTTGATAAAAGACCTCCTTGTTGCCGGAAACACGTTCGTCGAGATCCACGGTCATACCGACAACGTCGGCAATCCAAACTCGAACATGGCACTTTCCGAATCACGAGCCTTCGCGGTCAAGCAGTGGCTAGAGAAGCAGGCGCCGAGGCAATTCCCGGCGGGGCGCATCACGGTCATTGCTCACGGACAAACCCAGCCTCTAGCTCCAAACAACACTCCTCAAGGCAAGGCAATGAACCGCCGCGTCGAGATCAAGATCAAGGCGAGCAACTGA
- a CDS encoding nitrate ABC transporter permease, translating into MAQAKSGGLLDAFLPNRSISRTTLITIVVIQIALFLLIWITSPFKVLPKPGEVASAFSNLWNTRGLGKELLTSIGLNFKAVMISSAICLVLAYFTVIPFFRPIVSALSKARFLSLIGFSLVFTLTLGGGPALKLSLLVFGMSVFFLTSMASVVSAIPKAEFDHARTLRMPEWKVVWEVVVLGTFDQAFEVMRQNAAIGWMMLTMVEGIARAEGGIGILLESEKRFFHIDGVFAIQITILVVGLFQDYLIGFVRNLLCPYSNLSLERK; encoded by the coding sequence ATGGCGCAGGCTAAATCGGGAGGACTGCTTGACGCATTCCTCCCGAACCGCTCGATCTCGCGAACGACCTTAATTACGATTGTCGTCATCCAAATCGCTCTGTTTCTTCTGATTTGGATCACTTCACCTTTCAAGGTTCTGCCAAAGCCTGGCGAAGTAGCCTCGGCTTTCTCAAACCTTTGGAATACGAGGGGGCTTGGTAAGGAGCTTCTGACGAGCATCGGCCTGAACTTTAAGGCTGTGATGATCTCGTCGGCGATCTGCTTGGTTCTTGCTTACTTCACGGTCATTCCGTTCTTCCGACCGATCGTAAGCGCGCTTAGTAAGGCTCGGTTTCTGAGTTTGATCGGCTTCTCGCTGGTGTTCACCTTAACGCTTGGTGGCGGACCCGCGCTTAAGCTGAGCCTGCTCGTCTTTGGTATGTCGGTCTTCTTTCTAACTTCCATGGCGTCAGTGGTGAGCGCGATCCCAAAGGCAGAGTTCGACCACGCACGAACGCTAAGAATGCCGGAGTGGAAGGTCGTTTGGGAAGTTGTTGTGCTCGGCACGTTCGATCAAGCGTTTGAAGTGATGCGACAGAATGCTGCTATTGGCTGGATGATGCTCACAATGGTTGAGGGTATCGCCCGCGCCGAAGGCGGGATCGGAATCTTGTTGGAAAGTGAGAAGCGGTTCTTTCACATCGATGGAGTTTTTGCGATTCAGATCACGATCTTAGTGGTTGGGCTTTTCCAAGACTATCTCATCGGCTTTGTCCGAAACCTCCTCTGCCCCTACTCCAACCTGAGCTTGGAGCGAAAATAG
- a CDS encoding ATP-binding cassette domain-containing protein: MSFEHELKETVLKVEGVNLELGGRQILRDVHAEIKNIHRPGMQQGQVVGLLGPSGMGKTQLFRILAGLNHPDSGSVKVTENGIDVKAGMVGVVAQQYPLFRHRTVIGNLVIAGRQAGLSSEESSSKGKELLTRFGLAEHGDKYPAQLSGGMRQRVAIAQQFMCSDYFLLMDEPFSGLDPLALDEMCDFICEMARTDELKTFIVVTHDIEAAITVCDTLWLLGRERDADGKPIPGANIKHTIDLIGRGLAWRKDIREQPQFQLLVNEIRDLFRTL; this comes from the coding sequence ATGAGCTTTGAACATGAACTCAAGGAGACAGTTCTCAAGGTCGAGGGCGTCAACCTCGAACTCGGCGGACGCCAAATACTCCGCGATGTCCACGCTGAAATCAAGAACATTCACCGACCAGGGATGCAGCAAGGGCAAGTTGTTGGATTACTCGGTCCGTCGGGAATGGGCAAGACCCAGCTGTTTAGAATTCTCGCCGGACTGAACCACCCCGACAGCGGATCGGTGAAGGTCACAGAAAACGGTATCGACGTGAAAGCAGGAATGGTCGGGGTTGTTGCCCAGCAGTATCCGCTGTTCCGTCACCGGACGGTAATCGGGAACCTCGTCATCGCGGGCCGTCAGGCGGGTCTGTCTTCGGAAGAATCGTCGAGCAAAGGAAAGGAGCTTCTTACCCGTTTCGGACTGGCTGAGCACGGCGATAAATATCCGGCTCAACTTTCGGGTGGAATGCGCCAACGCGTCGCAATCGCCCAGCAGTTCATGTGCAGCGACTATTTCTTGTTGATGGACGAGCCGTTCAGTGGCCTCGATCCGCTTGCACTGGACGAGATGTGCGACTTCATCTGCGAAATGGCGCGAACGGACGAGTTAAAAACCTTCATCGTCGTCACCCACGATATTGAGGCGGCGATCACCGTTTGCGACACGCTGTGGCTACTGGGCCGAGAGCGCGACGCAGATGGCAAACCCATCCCTGGTGCGAACATCAAACACACGATTGATCTCATTGGTCGTGGACTCGCCTGGCGCAAAGATATCCGAGAACAGCCTCAGTTCCAGTTGCTGGTGAACGAGATTCGCGACCTCTTCCGAACTCTGTAG